From Bacteroidales bacterium WCE2004, a single genomic window includes:
- a CDS encoding Imelysin, with amino-acid sequence MKMNFKAISLAAASAALCLAAVSCDKTGKVGGLTDNEKEMKSVVEQYVPGVIYATYGDLAKETGELYDLLAAAAEAGVDALTQAQVDAICAKFLQARQSWEESEAFLFGAASDFGIDPHIDTWPLDVDGLATELANAEKVAALAGEDGIAYAAAKLGQELLGFHGIEFVIFRDGKNRSVAALRANEDHEAFAGKTVTGEQELIYAAAVAGDLRDNCYRLCVSWNPDAPAAYAERCEELEVPVTVTGSERTYGENLLGAAAAGSSYSTWQSALSSILVAGCSNICAEVADVKMGNAHTGEDVNYIESPYSKKSFQDFIDNILSIQYSLYGAAGATSAQAHSLMSFFKAQKYSGAAAIESALKASLDALDACAAKGAFVDIYTDASVQTAMDAISGFDDELNKAADWILRQ; translated from the coding sequence ATGAAAATGAATTTCAAAGCAATCAGCCTGGCTGCCGCAAGCGCAGCCCTCTGTCTTGCCGCCGTGTCCTGCGACAAGACGGGCAAGGTCGGCGGACTGACCGACAACGAGAAAGAGATGAAGAGCGTCGTGGAGCAGTATGTCCCCGGCGTGATCTATGCCACCTATGGCGACCTCGCCAAGGAGACCGGCGAACTCTATGACCTGCTCGCCGCTGCCGCCGAGGCCGGCGTGGACGCGCTGACCCAGGCCCAGGTGGACGCCATCTGCGCCAAGTTCCTCCAGGCCCGCCAGAGCTGGGAGGAGTCCGAGGCCTTCCTCTTCGGTGCGGCCTCCGACTTCGGCATCGATCCGCACATCGACACCTGGCCGCTGGATGTAGACGGCCTTGCCACCGAGCTCGCCAACGCCGAGAAGGTGGCCGCGCTCGCCGGCGAGGACGGCATCGCCTATGCCGCCGCCAAGCTCGGCCAGGAGCTCCTCGGCTTCCACGGCATCGAATTCGTGATCTTCCGTGACGGCAAGAACCGCTCCGTCGCCGCCCTCCGGGCCAACGAGGACCATGAGGCCTTCGCCGGCAAGACCGTGACCGGCGAGCAGGAGCTCATCTACGCCGCCGCCGTGGCCGGCGACCTGCGCGACAACTGCTACCGCCTGTGCGTGTCCTGGAATCCCGATGCCCCGGCCGCCTACGCCGAGCGCTGCGAGGAGCTGGAGGTCCCCGTGACCGTGACCGGCTCCGAGAGGACCTACGGCGAGAACCTCCTCGGCGCCGCCGCTGCCGGCAGCTCCTATTCCACCTGGCAGAGCGCCCTGTCCTCCATCCTGGTGGCCGGCTGCTCCAACATCTGCGCGGAGGTAGCCGACGTCAAGATGGGCAACGCCCACACGGGCGAGGATGTCAACTACATCGAGTCCCCGTACAGCAAGAAGTCCTTCCAGGATTTCATCGACAACATCCTGAGCATCCAGTACAGCCTCTATGGCGCCGCCGGCGCCACTTCCGCCCAGGCCCACTCCCTGATGAGCTTCTTCAAGGCTCAGAAGTACAGCGGTGCCGCCGCGATCGAGAGCGCGCTGAAGGCCTCGCTTGACGCGCTGGACGCCTGCGCGGCCAAGGGCGCCTTCGTGGACATCTACACCGATGCATCCGTGCAGACGGCGATGGACGCGATCAGCGGGTTTGACGACGAACTCAACAAGGCCGCCGACTGGATCCTGCGCCAGTAA
- a CDS encoding hypothetical protein (manually curated), protein MKRNLILMIMGLLAACSLSAQVMPEQKSRLTVGGYGEITFSRNFYSDNVYRYSHPADYKSDPGHARFDVPHAVIFLGYDFGRGWTMQTEIEFEHGGTGTAVEKEYTEAGEWESEIEKGGEVALEQLWLQKSFAPQFNVRIGHIVVPVGGLNNAHEPLNFFTVFRPEGESTILPSTWHDTGLSLWGEAGKWRYEALVVAGLDAFMFDRDNFIKHGAGSPYEYKVANNLGFAARVDNFSVKDLRLSLSGFYGQAMHNSYPNDMWNTRYADVKGHTLVGAFDFAYTGKYLTVRGNADWGYVSDAQVISTVKRNLSSNDAPYKKTPVGRNAVAAGLEAGYDFLHLFSRGRDAEQKLYLFGRYEYYDSYIPAADQPDYPYTDRHRMAVGLNWLPIPQVALKCEYSRRFLKSQYNGEPSLSLGIVYMGFFNR, encoded by the coding sequence ATGAAAAGAAATCTTATCCTTATGATAATGGGGCTCCTGGCCGCCTGCAGCCTTTCCGCGCAGGTGATGCCGGAGCAGAAGAGCCGCCTGACCGTCGGCGGCTACGGCGAGATCACGTTCTCGCGCAATTTCTACAGTGACAACGTCTACCGTTACTCCCACCCTGCAGATTATAAATCGGATCCCGGGCACGCCCGCTTCGACGTCCCGCACGCCGTGATTTTCCTCGGCTACGATTTTGGCAGGGGCTGGACGATGCAGACCGAGATCGAATTCGAACACGGCGGCACCGGCACGGCCGTCGAAAAGGAATACACCGAAGCCGGGGAGTGGGAGAGCGAGATCGAGAAGGGCGGCGAGGTGGCGCTGGAGCAGCTGTGGCTCCAGAAGAGCTTCGCCCCGCAGTTCAATGTCCGCATCGGGCACATCGTGGTGCCGGTCGGCGGGCTCAACAACGCCCACGAACCGCTCAATTTCTTCACCGTCTTCCGCCCGGAGGGCGAATCCACCATCCTGCCCTCGACCTGGCACGACACGGGCCTCAGCCTCTGGGGCGAGGCCGGCAAGTGGCGCTATGAAGCGCTCGTGGTCGCCGGCCTGGACGCCTTCATGTTCGACCGGGACAACTTCATCAAGCATGGCGCCGGCTCGCCGTATGAATATAAGGTGGCCAACAACCTCGGTTTTGCGGCGCGCGTCGACAATTTCTCCGTCAAGGACCTGCGGCTCAGCCTGAGCGGCTTCTACGGACAGGCGATGCACAATTCCTATCCGAACGACATGTGGAACACCCGCTATGCGGATGTCAAGGGCCACACGCTGGTCGGTGCTTTCGACTTCGCCTATACGGGCAAGTACCTGACCGTGCGCGGCAATGCCGACTGGGGCTACGTCAGCGACGCCCAGGTCATCAGCACGGTCAAGCGCAACCTCAGCTCCAACGACGCGCCTTACAAGAAGACGCCGGTCGGCCGGAACGCCGTCGCCGCCGGCCTGGAGGCGGGCTACGATTTCCTGCACCTCTTCTCCCGAGGACGGGATGCGGAGCAGAAGCTCTACCTGTTCGGCCGCTATGAGTACTACGATTCCTATATCCCTGCTGCGGACCAGCCGGACTATCCCTACACCGACAGGCACCGCATGGCCGTGGGCCTCAACTGGCTGCCGATTCCGCAGGTCGCGCTGAAGTGCGAGTATTCGCGGCGTTTCCTCAAGAGCCAGTACAACGGTGAGCCGTCCCTCTCCCTGGGCATCGTCTATATGGGCTTCTTCAACCGATAA
- a CDS encoding phage shock protein C (PspC) family protein yields the protein MKKVLNISLGNRSFALEEDAYARLREYLDHFRARLAATSDGPNNQNAEVMEDLESRIAELFTQEVGTDGRVVRLDLVERVTRQLGMPDGTPESDSNPGASSSSSSTYFSGMPMPKRMYRDCDNRRIAGVCSGLSVYLDIDVVMTRILMLVAVLFGTVGFWIYIICWIAIPEAVTPAQKCEMHGLPVTAENMAKFSRTQNF from the coding sequence ATGAAAAAAGTATTGAACATCAGCCTTGGAAACCGCAGTTTCGCCCTCGAAGAGGATGCCTATGCGCGTCTCCGTGAATATCTGGACCACTTCCGCGCCCGCCTCGCCGCGACGTCCGACGGGCCCAACAACCAGAATGCCGAAGTCATGGAAGACCTGGAGAGCCGCATCGCGGAGCTCTTCACCCAGGAAGTCGGCACGGACGGACGCGTGGTGCGCCTCGACCTGGTCGAGCGCGTGACCCGGCAGCTCGGGATGCCCGACGGCACCCCCGAGAGCGATTCCAACCCGGGAGCGAGTTCCTCCTCCTCTTCCACCTATTTTTCCGGCATGCCGATGCCCAAGCGGATGTACCGCGACTGCGACAACCGCCGCATCGCGGGCGTCTGCTCCGGCCTGTCCGTCTACCTCGACATCGACGTCGTCATGACCCGCATCCTGATGCTGGTCGCCGTCCTCTTCGGCACGGTCGGATTCTGGATCTACATCATCTGCTGGATTGCCATCCCCGAGGCCGTCACGCCCGCGCAGAAGTGCGAGATGCACGGCCTTCCCGTCACGGCCGAGAACATGGCCAAATTCTCACGGACCCAAAACTTCTAG
- a CDS encoding PadR family transcriptional regulator, regulatory protein PadR: MENTIENVRAQMRKGLLEYCILSILDKREAYASVIIDDLKSVGMIVVEGTLYPLLIRLKNQGLLAYRWEESTQGPPRKYYVLTEQGREQLGQMDTAWNELVESIQTLKK; the protein is encoded by the coding sequence ATGGAGAACACGATTGAAAACGTGCGCGCCCAAATGCGCAAAGGATTGCTCGAATACTGCATCCTGTCCATCCTGGACAAACGGGAGGCCTATGCCTCCGTCATCATAGACGATCTGAAGTCCGTCGGCATGATCGTGGTCGAGGGAACCCTCTATCCCCTGCTGATCCGCCTGAAGAACCAGGGTCTGCTCGCCTACCGCTGGGAAGAGTCCACGCAGGGCCCGCCCCGCAAATACTACGTCCTCACGGAACAGGGCCGGGAGCAGCTCGGCCAGATGGACACGGCCTGGAATGAACTTGTGGAATCTATTCAAACGCTGAAGAAATGA
- a CDS encoding phage shock protein C (PspC) family protein, with amino-acid sequence MKEVERISLGGYAFTFEKDAATLAQNYLRKLENYYNGREGGSEILEGIEERMAELLQEKCGRDGIVSRAEIERVMSILGKPEDIEAGDDAGPRRSGPTEAYPHRRLYRDLSNKVIGGVCSGLGAYFKTDPVLFRILFVLFTLIGFAGHWNHWYRWFIPFFSTPVLIYVILWIIMPAAKTVQQRWAQRGEDGTINSIERNIEKSAKEFEKTIVRVSNSNGFREVASAIGKVIGIFMMLVGFAGLLACVLLVLDINLPGNSFFGLGWLYDKGVHELYSWVPEVGRIFFHPVTRALALAIVFIPFFGILYGGLQLIFGFKSPKWQPGLILFILWMLCIVSLCVFVASGFISHEMMTI; translated from the coding sequence ATGAAAGAAGTAGAAAGAATCAGCCTCGGTGGCTATGCGTTCACCTTCGAGAAAGACGCCGCCACCCTTGCACAAAACTACCTGCGCAAGCTGGAGAATTATTATAACGGCCGCGAGGGCGGCTCCGAGATCCTCGAAGGCATCGAGGAGCGGATGGCCGAGCTGCTGCAGGAGAAATGCGGACGCGACGGCATCGTGTCCCGCGCCGAGATCGAGCGCGTGATGAGTATCCTCGGCAAGCCGGAAGACATCGAGGCGGGCGACGACGCCGGCCCCCGCCGGAGCGGCCCGACCGAAGCGTATCCGCACCGCCGGCTCTACCGGGACCTCTCCAACAAGGTCATCGGCGGCGTCTGCAGCGGCCTGGGTGCCTATTTCAAGACGGATCCGGTCCTGTTCCGCATCCTCTTCGTCCTCTTCACGCTGATCGGATTCGCCGGGCACTGGAACCACTGGTACAGATGGTTCATTCCGTTCTTCTCGACGCCGGTGCTCATCTACGTCATCCTCTGGATCATCATGCCGGCCGCCAAGACCGTGCAGCAGCGCTGGGCGCAGCGGGGAGAGGACGGCACCATCAACAGCATCGAGCGCAACATCGAGAAGAGCGCCAAGGAGTTCGAGAAGACCATCGTCCGCGTCAGCAACTCGAACGGTTTCCGGGAAGTGGCCAGCGCGATCGGCAAGGTCATCGGCATCTTCATGATGCTGGTCGGATTCGCCGGGCTCCTGGCCTGCGTCCTCCTCGTCCTGGACATCAACCTGCCCGGCAACAGCTTCTTCGGTCTCGGGTGGCTTTACGACAAGGGCGTGCACGAACTCTACTCCTGGGTCCCCGAAGTCGGACGCATTTTCTTCCACCCGGTCACCCGCGCCCTCGCCCTGGCAATCGTCTTCATCCCCTTCTTCGGGATTCTGTACGGCGGCCTCCAGCTGATCTTCGGATTCAAGTCTCCGAAATGGCAGCCCGGCCTGATCCTTTTCATCCTCTGGATGCTCTGCATCGTGTCGCTGTGCGTGTTCGTAGCGTCGGGCTTCATCTCCCACGAAATGATGACAATCTAA
- a CDS encoding Fimbrillin-like: MQKNIIRIGLALAGCILLAAGCIQSSSLEPDGTPIGFSAGSALLRDDDTKSGTLKTGPQFDPGDRISVYGWHAGPRQLVFDDQLVEYEGAGQWTYSPVRSWEWQGAGDSYDFLAIHHYQTADPHPSAVVSPRLIVSQLYHVSDNYDLMMAGVRRSYGEDSRNRAVALNFQHMCSAVRIIVYNDSEEADFTLNAYAFKNIAFQATARAQINDGDVSFDWAGAQRVAATEVGGASAIGQTLAHGSASPGYTSPFDLMIPMNLDDELGAGTGHWPSLVLRFTQDGESLEEEREVNLKDIFRLGANEEETQEPLLRWERGAVYTYKIHVRLDGGIVVHVETTDWDVVEAETPGLLI, from the coding sequence ATGCAGAAAAACATCATACGCATCGGCCTGGCGCTCGCCGGATGCATCCTGCTCGCAGCGGGATGCATCCAGAGCAGCAGCCTGGAGCCCGACGGGACGCCCATCGGCTTCTCCGCCGGCTCCGCCTTGCTGCGCGATGATGACACCAAGTCCGGGACCCTCAAGACCGGTCCGCAATTCGATCCGGGAGACCGGATCTCCGTCTACGGATGGCACGCCGGCCCCCGGCAGCTGGTCTTCGACGACCAGTTGGTCGAGTACGAAGGGGCCGGACAATGGACCTATTCGCCCGTCCGGTCCTGGGAATGGCAGGGTGCCGGCGACAGCTACGATTTTCTGGCCATCCACCACTACCAGACCGCGGATCCCCATCCCAGCGCCGTCGTTTCGCCCCGCCTCATCGTCTCGCAGCTGTACCACGTCTCAGACAACTACGACCTGATGATGGCAGGCGTCCGCCGGTCCTATGGAGAGGACTCCCGGAACCGGGCGGTCGCCCTCAACTTCCAGCACATGTGCAGCGCGGTCCGCATCATCGTCTACAACGACTCCGAAGAGGCGGATTTCACTCTGAACGCCTACGCCTTCAAGAACATCGCCTTCCAGGCGACCGCACGCGCGCAGATCAACGACGGCGACGTGAGCTTCGACTGGGCCGGAGCGCAGCGCGTCGCCGCGACGGAAGTGGGCGGCGCCTCCGCCATCGGGCAGACGCTCGCACACGGGAGCGCGTCGCCGGGCTACACGAGCCCCTTCGACCTGATGATCCCGATGAACCTGGACGACGAACTGGGCGCCGGCACCGGCCACTGGCCGAGCCTCGTACTGCGCTTCACCCAGGACGGAGAGAGTCTGGAGGAAGAGCGGGAGGTCAACCTGAAGGATATCTTCCGGCTGGGCGCGAATGAAGAAGAGACGCAGGAGCCCCTGCTCCGATGGGAGCGCGGTGCCGTCTACACCTACAAGATCCACGTCAGGCTGGACGGCGGCATCGTCGTCCACGTGGAGACGACCGACTGGGACGTCGTCGAAGCCGAAACCCCGGGATTGCTGATATGA